The sequence AGTTACGTAAAGTGGACTTGGTCCTGCAACTACGTCTCTATCGCCATAATATCCGCTGTCCCAACTACGCGAACGAATTGCAAAACCGGCAGAAGCTGCAGCATAGAAATCCCATTTTTCGCTTGCCTGAAAAAGTTGATCAAAATAGTATGCACCCTTCACACCAATCGGCACAACAGTTTCACGGTATCTGTAATTTCCATAAGGGTGATTAGGACCTCCCCAATAGTAGTAGTTGGAATACGTGTAAAACCCAACGAAAGGAGCCAGTGTAATGTTTCTCGCAATATCGAACTCCACACTTCCAACTATTGCCGGCGCTAAATAACCACCCGGACCATAATAGCCAAGGCCTGCACCTATGTTAATTTGTGGGCCAAACTTTTCGCGTGGCGCTGTGTTGTAGGAAGATTGAGCTGAAACTTCCGTACTAAACATGCTGAATACTATTCCAAAAATAAGTAATGCTTTTTTCATGATTGTTTTTTTATGTTTTTTACTATGCTAATTATATGCCTGTTTATTTTAGTATTCGTGAACGTAAATTTTTAAATCATCAGAGCCGTTTTTTCCAATAGGCGAACCCGACTCTGACAATCCTATAGTAATAACTTTATTGCTCTTTTTATGGAGTGTAAGAATTTTGATATTCCTTAAACTCTTAATACCCTTGTCAAGACTGGTAAATCCATTTTTTAAGGTCCTGCTTGTAGCTTCTAAATAACCGAAAATGAAAGCGCCGATTATAAAAAGTAAGACTAATACAGCAGCGTAGGCAAGTGTGCTCATACTATTCAGTTTAACTGGTTAGTGTATTTGATTCGAAAAATAATCTTTTACAAACGTGTGACGGGCAGCATCAGACATTTGGTCAGCCGACTTGGTTTCGATCTTAATTTTCGCAAAACGGTGATCGGCTTTTAAAATATTTGCCAATTGTGATTTTGCATCTGTAGGGCCGAAAATAATAACGTCATCATAATTGCGGATGCTTTCGCCAAGTTCTTTATAAAATTCTGAAGTTTGATGTTGTTCCTTATTATGCATAACGTTCTCGCTATGTGAAAGACTTTTTTCTTTTTCCTCGTGAGTAAATTTCGAAGAAATTGTTTTGTGAGATATGCTATTACCTGTAAGCTCCATTAAATGCGCGCTCGCGTGATCCATCCAGATTCCTAATTTTTTTGTAGTTGACATAACTTTCGTTTTAAGTTTATAAGTAAATAGTAAAAGATACTAGTGTTTCTTGAGTAAATATTTCAAATGTGATGCCACCAGGGGAGAACAAAACTCGAAATAAAAAAACCCTTTGATAGCAAGGTCTTTAGAAACTCAAAAAAAATAAGACTTGAAATTTGAAGGCTTGAAAAAAAACAGAGAAATGAAATTTTAAACGAATTCCCGTTTTTGGGGCATTGTCTCCACACCTCTCATTTACGGGAAGCCAGATTACACAAGCCTTACCGATCTTCCAGGTATTTTTTATTTTCAGCAAAACCAGAGGGCGCGAAATCCGCACCCAACAATGCATAGCAGCCCATGCGCGTTCACATCCCCCTCTATAAGCTTGTTTCAGGGATCAAATTGTTAAAAAAGGGCCAATAATCGACTAATCCGCCATAATTTCGTCCAAATATGTTGACAAATGTGGTTTATATTATTATGTTTGACGCAAGCAAATAAATGTTTAACCCTTTAAATTAAAAAACAATGAACAAAGCAGAATTAATTGATGCAATTGCATCTGGATCAAAATTAACAAAAGCAGACGCTGGTCGTGCTTTAGACTCTACTATTGAAGCAATTCACAAAGCTTTGAAAAAAGGCGATCGTATTGGTTTAGTAGGTTTCGGTGCATTCTCGGTTGCTAAACGCGCTGCACGTACCGGACGTAATCCTCAAACAGGAAAAGAAATTAAAATCGCTGCGAAAAAAGTAGTGAAATTTAAAGCTGGAGCTGATTTAGCTTCAACTGTAAATAAAGGAAAATAATTTTTTCTGAAATAAAAAAGGTCATGAATCCGTTCATGACCTTTTTTTTGTGCCTATACTTTTTCGGTGAGTAGTAATTGATCGTGCAAGGGGCTGAGCAATTATTCTTTTGGTAGTTTGAGAAAAAAAGAAGAACCATAATCTTCAAGGCTTTCAAACCAGATTTCTCCCCCCATCAATGTAACGAGTCTTTTCGCTATCGACAAACCAAGGCCTGAAGACTTTTCACCTTTTAAACCTGTTCGTCCAATATACTTCTCTTTAAAAATGCTCGGCTTAATAGAATCCGGAATTCCGATTCCATTATCTTTAAGGCAGATAATATAATCCGATTCATTTTCTGAAACCTCGATGGCAATTTCCCCACCTGGACGCGTAAACTTAATAGAATTGGACAGTATATTGTGAATTACCTGGAAAAACTTCACAGGATCAGAATTGATATTGAGATTGTGTAGATGAGAACTTACTTTAAAAGTTTTATCATCGTTCATAGCCCGCAATTTATCGAGTGTTACATTTATCTTCTCCATTATATCAAAACGTGTTTTCTTCACGTAAGTGCGGGCAGATTCATGATGTTCTTCTCTTAAAAAATCGTTAACGATATCGATGCATTGCTGTGTATTCTCCTGAATAATACTAATAAGCTTTCTAACGTGCGTTTCATTATTCTGATTAATTCCATCCTGCAGCGAAGAAATCACATCTTTTGAAAGTAAGAGAGGTCCGCTAAGATTGTGTGTGAGCATATCCAGCATCGTATCTTTTTGCGCGGTATACTTTATGAGGTAATCTTCGTGAAGCTTTGTTTTAGTAACATCCTTTACAAAGGCAGTTACCAGGTCAGAATTATCAAGAATTAAAACATCACAACTCAGGTGTTTTATAGAATCGTCGGGAAATTTTAAACGAAATTCGGTGGTATTGATACATCCTTTTTCAATTAGTTCCTGGAAACGTGATTTCAGATATTCAAAATCTTCACTCAATACGTATTTTAAAATGGTTAAACTGCTTCCGAACAATAAGTCCGGACCCTGTTTCATTTCAAAAATATCGAGGAAATTACTGTTAACGTATACGAACTTATTTAGTCTACTATCATAAACTGCGATACCATCTTCGGTTAATTCGCCAATTTTCTGTATA is a genomic window of Sphingobacteriaceae bacterium containing:
- a CDS encoding DNA-binding protein, giving the protein MNKAELIDAIASGSKLTKADAGRALDSTIEAIHKALKKGDRIGLVGFGAFSVAKRAARTGRNPQTGKEIKIAAKKVVKFKAGADLASTVNKGK